One genomic window of Halobellus limi includes the following:
- the mdh gene encoding malate dehydrogenase produces MTKVSVVGAAGTVGAAAGYNLALRDVADELVFVDIPDKEDETVGQAADANHGVAYDSNTEVVQGTYEDTAGSDVVVITAGIPRQPGQTRIDLAGDNAPIMEDIGSSLAEHNDDFVSVTTSNPVDLLNRHLYESGDRDRHKVIGFGGRLDSARFRYVLSQRFDAPVKNVEATILGEHGDAQVPVFSKVRVDGADPEFSPDEREEILGDLQESAMDVIERKGATQWGPATGVAHTVEAILRDTGEVLPGSIALDGEFGYEDTAFGVPLKLGSDGAEAVVEWDLDEYERELMDEAAEKLSEQYEKVA; encoded by the coding sequence ATGACGAAAGTCAGCGTGGTCGGCGCCGCCGGAACGGTCGGTGCCGCCGCCGGGTACAACCTCGCCCTCAGGGACGTCGCCGACGAACTCGTCTTCGTCGACATCCCCGACAAGGAGGACGAGACGGTCGGACAGGCCGCGGACGCGAACCACGGCGTCGCCTACGACTCCAACACCGAGGTCGTCCAGGGCACCTACGAGGACACCGCGGGATCGGACGTCGTCGTCATCACCGCGGGCATTCCGCGTCAGCCGGGCCAGACGCGGATCGACCTCGCCGGCGACAACGCGCCGATTATGGAGGACATCGGCTCCTCACTCGCCGAGCACAACGACGACTTCGTCTCCGTCACGACCTCGAACCCCGTCGACCTGCTGAACCGGCACCTCTACGAATCGGGCGACCGCGACCGCCACAAGGTGATCGGCTTCGGCGGACGGCTCGACTCCGCGCGCTTCCGCTACGTGCTCAGCCAGCGCTTCGACGCGCCCGTGAAGAACGTCGAGGCGACGATCCTCGGCGAGCACGGCGACGCGCAGGTCCCGGTCTTCTCGAAAGTCCGCGTCGACGGCGCCGATCCCGAGTTCTCGCCCGACGAACGCGAGGAGATCCTCGGCGACCTCCAGGAGTCGGCGATGGACGTCATCGAGCGCAAGGGCGCGACGCAGTGGGGCCCCGCGACGGGCGTCGCTCACACCGTCGAGGCGATCCTCCGCGACACCGGCGAGGTGCTCCCGGGATCGATCGCGCTCGACGGCGAGTTCGGGTACGAGGACACCGCCTTCGGCGTCCCGCTGAAACTCGGTTCCGACGGCGCCGAGGCGGTCGTCGAGTGGGACCTCGACGAGTACGAGCGGGAACTGATGGACGAGGCCGCCGAGAAACTGTCCGAGCAGTACGAGAAGGTCGCCTGA
- a CDS encoding CBS domain-containing protein: protein MDDIFVARVMSSPVHTVSPDTLVEDAAQKMLDEEIGSVVVVDDGQLVGILTNTDFVKIVAERKPKDRTPVSAYMSDTAVTTTAQVPIAQVAESMIEHGIHHVPVVDDDGAVIGMVTTTDLASYVSHLRATSA from the coding sequence ATGGACGATATTTTCGTCGCACGCGTGATGTCCTCGCCGGTGCACACCGTCTCCCCGGACACGCTGGTCGAGGACGCCGCACAGAAGATGCTGGACGAAGAGATCGGGTCGGTCGTCGTCGTCGACGACGGCCAACTCGTCGGCATCCTCACCAACACCGACTTCGTGAAGATCGTCGCCGAGCGGAAACCGAAGGACCGGACGCCCGTCTCGGCGTACATGTCCGACACGGCGGTGACGACGACCGCGCAGGTCCCGATCGCGCAGGTCGCCGAATCGATGATCGAACACGGCATCCACCACGTCCCGGTCGTCGACGACGACGGCGCGGTCATCGGGATGGTGACGACGACCGACCTGGCGTCGTACGTCTCTCACCTCCGAGCGACGAGCGCGTAG
- a CDS encoding excinuclease ABC subunit C — translation MERSELRERAAELPTDPGVYQFLDGEDVLYVGKAVDVRDRVRSYADPRGERIRQMVERAGSIDVAVTDTETQALLLEANLIKRHQPRYNVRLKDDKSYPLVQLTDHPVPRIEVTRDPDPGATVFGPFTDKGRVDTVVKALRETYGLRGCSDHKYANRERPCLDYEMGLCTAPCTGEIDADAYRDDVESAVRFFEGETGALADPLRRKMETAAESEQFERAANLRDRLDAVEAFHGAGEEAVSAQSDERAVDVLGVAVEGDGATVARLHSERGQLVDRSRHHLDAPEGGERSAAVLSAFLTQYYAERDLPDAILCSERPDDGDILAWLNAEGVDVRVPGAGRESKLVDLALKNARTGSDRRDGTGALADALGLSSITRIEGFDVSHAGGTAVVGSDVCFVDGAAEKSDYRRKRLADGNDDYARMRELVRWRAERAVEGRDDRPDPDLLLIDGGEGQLGAARDALAETGWGVPVVALAKERELVITPDGVRDWDSDDPALHLLQRVRDEAHRFAVQYHQTLRDDVHTVLEDVPGVGEQTRRALLRRFGSVENVRAASTSDLTDVPGVGEGTARRLQERL, via the coding sequence ATGGAGCGCAGCGAACTTCGCGAGCGCGCCGCGGAGTTGCCCACCGATCCGGGCGTCTATCAGTTCCTCGACGGCGAGGACGTCCTCTACGTCGGCAAGGCCGTGGACGTCCGCGACCGAGTCCGCTCGTACGCCGACCCGCGCGGGGAACGCATCCGACAGATGGTCGAACGGGCCGGCTCGATCGACGTCGCCGTCACGGACACCGAGACGCAGGCGCTGCTGCTCGAGGCGAACCTGATCAAGCGACACCAGCCGCGGTACAACGTCCGACTGAAGGACGACAAGTCCTACCCGCTCGTGCAACTCACGGACCACCCGGTCCCGCGGATCGAGGTGACCCGCGACCCCGACCCGGGTGCGACGGTCTTCGGTCCGTTCACCGACAAGGGCCGCGTCGACACCGTGGTGAAGGCGCTCCGGGAGACGTACGGCCTCCGCGGCTGTTCGGATCACAAGTACGCGAACCGCGAGCGGCCCTGCCTGGACTACGAGATGGGCCTGTGCACCGCGCCCTGTACCGGCGAGATCGACGCCGACGCCTACCGCGATGACGTCGAGTCCGCCGTCCGGTTCTTCGAGGGCGAGACGGGCGCGCTGGCCGATCCGCTCCGTCGGAAGATGGAGACGGCCGCGGAGTCCGAGCAGTTCGAGCGCGCCGCGAACCTCCGGGACCGCCTCGACGCCGTCGAGGCGTTCCACGGCGCCGGCGAGGAGGCCGTCTCCGCGCAGTCGGACGAACGCGCCGTCGACGTCCTCGGCGTCGCGGTCGAGGGCGACGGCGCGACGGTGGCGCGGCTCCACAGCGAGCGCGGACAGCTCGTCGACCGCTCGCGTCACCACCTCGACGCGCCCGAGGGCGGGGAGCGCTCGGCCGCGGTGCTCTCGGCGTTTCTCACGCAGTACTACGCCGAGCGCGACCTGCCGGACGCGATCCTCTGCTCGGAGCGACCCGACGACGGGGACATCCTCGCGTGGCTGAACGCCGAGGGGGTCGACGTCCGCGTCCCCGGCGCGGGCCGGGAGTCGAAGCTCGTCGACCTCGCGCTCAAGAACGCCCGAACCGGTTCGGACCGCCGCGACGGGACGGGCGCGCTCGCCGACGCGCTCGGGCTGTCTTCGATCACCCGAATCGAGGGCTTCGACGTGAGCCACGCCGGTGGCACGGCGGTCGTCGGCAGCGACGTCTGCTTCGTCGACGGGGCGGCCGAGAAGTCCGACTACCGCCGGAAGCGACTCGCCGACGGCAACGACGACTACGCGCGGATGCGCGAACTCGTCCGCTGGCGGGCCGAGCGGGCCGTCGAGGGTCGCGACGATCGACCGGATCCCGACCTCCTCCTGATCGACGGCGGCGAGGGACAACTCGGTGCCGCACGGGACGCGCTCGCGGAGACCGGCTGGGGCGTGCCGGTCGTCGCGCTCGCGAAGGAGCGGGAGCTCGTGATCACGCCCGACGGCGTCCGCGACTGGGACAGCGACGATCCGGCGCTGCACCTCCTCCAGCGCGTCCGCGACGAGGCCCACCGCTTCGCCGTCCAGTACCACCAGACCCTCCGGGACGACGTCCACACGGTCTTAGAAGACGTGCCGGGCGTCGGCGAGCAGACCCGGCGTGCGCTCCTCAGGCGGTTCGGGAGCGTCGAGAACGTCCGGGCGGCGTCGACCTCGGACCTGACGGACGTTCCGGGCGTCGGCGAGGGGACGGCACGGAGGCTACAGGAACGCCTGTGA
- a CDS encoding ABC transporter ATP-binding protein, giving the protein MTAIELDGVTKRFEDVTAVSNLSLTVEEGEVFGFLGPNGAGKSTTINVLLDFVRPTEGTVTVLGHDAREESVAVRERTGVLPEGFDVYDRLTGRAHVEFAVDSKEVDADPDAVLERVGLADAADRKAGGYSKGMRQRLALAMALVGDPDLLVLDEPSSGLDPAGAKEMREIVLSEAERGTTVFFSSHILEQVEAVCDRVGILRGGELVAVDSIDGLRRATDADATLRVAVGEPVTDEVLAEVRDLSGVQSVDRDGDDALRVACDSDAKTTVVTELEERGVTVTDFTTEEASLEDLFLAYTEDESDVAVDGAAAGSADASDSAAVDDEGDDGESEASVEDTEVAR; this is encoded by the coding sequence ATGACCGCTATCGAACTCGACGGGGTGACGAAGCGTTTCGAGGACGTCACCGCCGTCTCGAATCTCTCGTTGACCGTCGAGGAGGGTGAGGTCTTCGGGTTCCTCGGCCCCAACGGGGCCGGAAAATCGACCACGATCAACGTCCTCCTCGACTTCGTCCGGCCCACCGAGGGTACCGTGACCGTCCTGGGTCACGACGCCCGCGAAGAGAGCGTCGCCGTCCGGGAGCGAACCGGCGTCCTCCCGGAAGGATTCGACGTGTATGATCGTTTGACAGGTCGCGCGCACGTCGAGTTCGCCGTCGACTCGAAGGAGGTCGACGCCGACCCCGACGCCGTCTTAGAGCGCGTCGGCCTCGCGGACGCGGCCGACCGAAAGGCCGGCGGCTACTCGAAGGGGATGCGACAGCGCCTCGCACTCGCGATGGCGCTCGTCGGCGATCCGGACCTGCTCGTCCTCGACGAACCCTCCTCGGGGCTCGATCCCGCCGGCGCGAAGGAGATGCGCGAAATCGTCCTCTCGGAGGCCGAGCGCGGCACGACCGTGTTCTTCTCCAGCCACATCCTCGAACAGGTCGAGGCCGTCTGCGACCGCGTCGGCATCCTCCGCGGCGGTGAGCTCGTCGCCGTCGACTCCATCGACGGGCTGCGCCGAGCGACCGACGCCGACGCGACCCTCCGCGTCGCGGTCGGGGAGCCGGTCACCGACGAGGTGCTCGCGGAGGTCCGCGACCTCTCGGGGGTCCAGAGCGTCGACCGCGACGGCGACGACGCCCTCCGGGTGGCCTGCGACAGCGACGCCAAGACCACGGTCGTCACGGAACTGGAGGAACGCGGCGTCACCGTCACCGACTTCACGACCGAGGAGGCCTCTCTGGAGGACCTGTTCCTCGCCTACACCGAGGACGAAAGCGACGTCGCGGTCGACGGCGCTGCGGCCGGATCGGCCGACGCGTCCGACTCTGCCGCCGTAGACGACGAGGGCGACGACGGGGAGTCAGAGGCGTCCGTCGAGGACACGGAGGTGGCGCGATGA
- a CDS encoding ABC transporter permease, producing the protein MSWQAVARKEFRDAIRSRWLHGSTLFFVLFLGGAAALFFGALLGPDSRQVSNLFGFFASLGVFSFSFPGLLALVLGFVALSTSYGSITEERESGSIKLLLSLPNSRLDAVVGKLLGRSGVVVAALLVGFFATFVVLLATGTRLELGSFVPQVALTALLGVAFVSVGLSISALADSNREATLATMGLYLVFAILWGSVSEGIPKLLNYAAEQLGGGGVAELTRVKIGVFLKYLNPLKTYETLAAQLYYGPTQARLVSTTFGERAILAPVLEGSPPFYFSGWFLFVILLAWIVIPAVVGYWAFERADL; encoded by the coding sequence ATGAGCTGGCAGGCCGTCGCCCGCAAGGAGTTCCGCGACGCGATCCGCTCGCGGTGGCTCCACGGCTCGACGCTGTTTTTCGTGCTGTTCCTCGGCGGGGCCGCGGCGCTCTTCTTCGGCGCGCTCTTGGGCCCGGACAGCCGGCAGGTGTCGAACCTCTTCGGCTTCTTCGCCAGCCTCGGCGTGTTCAGCTTCTCGTTCCCCGGGCTGCTCGCGCTCGTCCTCGGGTTCGTCGCGCTCTCGACGTCGTACGGGTCGATCACCGAGGAGCGCGAGTCGGGATCGATCAAACTGCTCCTGTCGCTGCCGAACTCGCGGCTCGACGCCGTCGTCGGGAAGCTCCTCGGCCGCTCGGGCGTCGTCGTCGCCGCGCTCCTCGTCGGCTTCTTCGCGACGTTCGTCGTCCTCCTAGCGACGGGGACCCGGCTCGAACTCGGTTCGTTCGTCCCCCAGGTCGCGCTCACGGCGCTCCTGGGCGTCGCGTTCGTCTCGGTCGGGCTCAGCATCTCCGCTCTCGCCGACTCGAACCGCGAGGCGACGCTCGCGACGATGGGGCTGTATCTGGTCTTCGCGATCCTCTGGGGGTCGGTCTCGGAGGGGATCCCGAAGCTCCTGAACTACGCGGCCGAGCAGCTCGGTGGCGGCGGCGTCGCGGAACTCACGCGCGTCAAGATCGGCGTGTTCCTGAAGTATCTGAACCCGCTGAAGACCTACGAGACGCTCGCCGCGCAGCTGTACTACGGCCCGACCCAGGCGCGACTCGTCAGTACCACGTTCGGCGAACGCGCGATTCTCGCTCCGGTTCTCGAAGGATCGCCGCCGTTTTACTTCTCGGGCTGGTTCCTGTTCGTGATCCTGCTCGCGTGGATCGTTATTCCCGCGGTGGTCGGCTACTGGGCGTTCGAACGCGCCGATCTGTGA
- a CDS encoding HalOD1 output domain-containing protein gives MVETTVSEQVVEQVARATGTDPLELPPLYDSIDPDALDSLARGPGDVEVSFEYAGQEVCVESGGAIRVGECSDSTFTGEVPADD, from the coding sequence ATGGTGGAGACCACGGTGTCCGAACAGGTCGTCGAGCAGGTAGCGCGCGCTACTGGAACGGACCCGCTGGAGTTGCCGCCGCTCTACGATTCGATCGATCCGGACGCGCTCGACTCGCTCGCGAGAGGTCCCGGCGACGTCGAGGTTTCGTTCGAATACGCGGGCCAGGAGGTCTGCGTCGAGAGCGGCGGGGCGATCAGGGTCGGCGAGTGCTCCGATTCGACGTTCACCGGCGAGGTCCCCGCAGACGACTGA
- the ligA gene encoding NAD-dependent DNA ligase LigA, translated as MSDEASAETDPTGRGGGGDPELAYADPDNPYLRDPDTDFEPVEELSREEAEAEADALRAAIREHDHRYYVLAEPLVSDRAYDELFARLQELEDRFDLDTARSPTRRVGGEPLDELDAVEHRAPMLSIEQSTEADDLREFDRRVREAVGDVDYVCEPKFDGLSVEVVYEDGEYVRAATRGDGEVGDDVTEQVRTIRSIPLALCGDYPDSLAVRGEVFMPRDAFREHNRERVERDEEPFANPRNAAAGTLRQLDPSVVADRPLDCFFYDVLDASEVPDSQSATLDRLREWGFHVNDRVEVVEGVGDAIDYRDALLEAREDLNYEIDGTVIKVDARDARERLGSTSRAVRWAFAYKFPPRAEVTRVTDVVVQVGRTGRLTPVALLDPVDVGGVTVSRASLHNPEEIERLGVGVGDEVRVRRAGDVIPEVAEVLEKRAEGTFDFPETCPVCGSPVERDGPLAFCTGGLTCDAQLVRAIVHYGSRKALDIDGLGEERVEQLVDAGVLTSLPDLYRLSVEDLADLEGWGETSARNLVDAVDATRSPPLPDFLVALGIPEVGGSTARNLAREFGDLDAVMAASEAELQAVDDVGPTVATHIHEFFANEKNRAVVDELRDVGVAPEPVETDEAGAALAGLTFVFTGSLSVTRTEAQGVVERHGATATGSVSGNTDYLVVGENPGRTKRDDADANGVPTLDEDEFARLLDEHGIDYPPTE; from the coding sequence ATGAGCGACGAGGCGTCGGCGGAGACGGATCCGACGGGACGCGGCGGCGGGGGCGACCCGGAACTGGCGTACGCCGATCCGGACAATCCGTACCTCCGCGACCCCGACACCGACTTCGAACCGGTCGAGGAACTGAGCCGCGAGGAGGCCGAAGCCGAGGCCGACGCGCTCAGAGCGGCGATCCGCGAGCACGACCACCGCTACTACGTGCTGGCGGAGCCTCTCGTCTCGGACCGCGCCTACGACGAACTGTTCGCGCGACTGCAGGAGCTCGAAGACCGGTTCGACCTCGACACCGCGAGGAGCCCCACTCGGCGCGTCGGGGGGGAGCCGCTCGACGAGCTCGACGCGGTCGAACACCGCGCGCCGATGCTCTCGATCGAACAGTCGACCGAGGCCGACGACCTCCGAGAGTTCGACCGGCGCGTCCGCGAGGCGGTCGGCGACGTCGACTACGTCTGCGAGCCGAAGTTCGACGGCCTCTCGGTGGAGGTCGTCTACGAGGACGGCGAGTACGTCCGGGCGGCGACCCGCGGCGACGGCGAGGTCGGCGACGACGTGACCGAACAGGTGCGGACGATCCGCTCGATTCCGCTGGCGCTCTGCGGCGACTACCCCGACTCGCTGGCGGTCCGCGGCGAGGTGTTCATGCCGAGAGACGCCTTCCGCGAGCACAACCGCGAGCGGGTCGAGCGCGACGAGGAACCGTTCGCGAACCCGCGGAACGCCGCCGCCGGGACGCTCCGCCAACTCGACCCCTCGGTCGTCGCCGACCGGCCGCTCGATTGCTTCTTCTACGACGTGCTCGACGCCAGCGAGGTCCCCGACAGCCAGTCGGCGACGCTGGACCGACTCCGCGAGTGGGGCTTCCACGTGAACGACCGGGTCGAGGTCGTCGAGGGCGTAGGGGACGCGATCGACTACCGCGACGCGCTGCTGGAGGCGCGCGAGGACCTGAACTACGAGATCGACGGCACCGTGATCAAGGTCGACGCCCGCGACGCCCGCGAGCGGCTGGGGTCGACCAGCCGCGCGGTCCGGTGGGCGTTCGCCTACAAGTTCCCGCCGCGCGCGGAGGTGACGCGGGTGACGGACGTCGTCGTGCAGGTCGGTCGGACCGGTCGGCTCACTCCGGTCGCCCTCCTGGATCCGGTCGACGTCGGCGGCGTCACCGTCTCGCGGGCGTCGCTGCACAACCCCGAGGAGATCGAACGCCTCGGCGTCGGCGTCGGCGACGAGGTGCGCGTCCGGCGGGCGGGAGACGTCATCCCCGAGGTCGCCGAAGTGCTCGAAAAGCGCGCCGAGGGGACGTTCGACTTCCCGGAGACGTGCCCGGTCTGCGGCAGTCCCGTCGAACGCGACGGCCCGCTGGCGTTCTGCACGGGCGGGCTCACCTGCGACGCACAGCTCGTCAGAGCGATCGTTCACTACGGCAGCAGGAAGGCGCTGGACATCGACGGCCTCGGCGAGGAGCGCGTCGAACAGCTGGTCGACGCGGGCGTCCTGACGTCGCTTCCGGACCTCTACCGGCTCTCCGTCGAGGATCTGGCCGACCTCGAGGGGTGGGGCGAGACGAGCGCACGGAACCTCGTCGACGCGGTCGACGCCACGCGGTCGCCGCCGCTGCCCGACTTTCTCGTCGCACTCGGGATTCCCGAGGTGGGCGGCAGCACGGCCCGGAACCTCGCGCGGGAGTTCGGCGACCTCGACGCGGTGATGGCGGCGAGCGAGGCGGAGCTACAGGCCGTCGACGACGTGGGACCGACGGTCGCGACGCACATCCACGAGTTCTTCGCCAACGAGAAGAACCGCGCCGTCGTCGACGAGCTCCGCGACGTCGGCGTCGCACCGGAGCCGGTCGAGACCGACGAAGCGGGTGCGGCGCTCGCCGGCCTGACGTTCGTCTTCACGGGCTCGCTGTCGGTGACGCGGACCGAGGCGCAGGGGGTGGTCGAGCGCCACGGGGCCACGGCGACCGGGAGCGTCTCGGGCAACACCGACTACCTCGTCGTCGGCGAGAACCCGGGCCGGACGAAGCGCGACGACGCCGACGCGAACGGCGTCCCGACGCTCGACGAGGACGAGTTCGCGAGGCTGCTCGACGAGCACGGGATCGACTACCCGCCGACCGAGTGA
- a CDS encoding pyridoxal-phosphate-dependent aminotransferase family protein, with product MEEDFLLLNPGPVPVTDEVSAAMDEPMVSHRSAAFEAVYERAQDGLDYIFEQSTLDGSSTATSGGGTSLLLNGTASMGMEAAVANLVGDGGHVVALVNGKFGRRFARIAERYADVTRVEVPWGESIPLADVRAVVTEETDVVTMVHNETSTGLLNPVAGVGAVADEYDARFVVDGVTSIGGDVFELDAWNVDIAVTDAQKALAAPPGISAMYVTDEVKDDLDGESAPFYEDLEWHLRKSESHQTPFTSAVPLFRAMAVAVEDIVEETMPTRIARHRRQAAAFRAGFTAMGLDLFADATGETELSNTVTSVSLPDAVSGDDADAFFDGVDARNVSISGGQGHLGGTIFRVSNMGGLPDSAILRGVRTVGEAMADAGVDVDVDAGIAAAEDELDVTETASADD from the coding sequence ATGGAAGAGGACTTCCTGCTCCTCAACCCCGGTCCGGTGCCCGTCACCGACGAGGTGTCGGCGGCGATGGACGAGCCGATGGTCTCGCACCGATCCGCGGCGTTCGAGGCGGTCTACGAGCGTGCACAGGACGGTCTCGACTACATCTTCGAGCAGTCGACGCTCGACGGGTCCTCGACGGCGACTTCGGGCGGCGGGACCTCGCTGCTCCTCAACGGCACCGCCTCGATGGGGATGGAGGCGGCCGTCGCCAACCTGGTCGGGGACGGCGGCCACGTCGTCGCGCTCGTCAACGGGAAGTTCGGCCGCCGCTTCGCGCGGATCGCCGAGCGCTACGCCGACGTCACGCGCGTGGAGGTCCCGTGGGGCGAGTCGATCCCGCTGGCCGACGTCCGCGCCGTGGTGACCGAGGAGACCGACGTGGTGACGATGGTCCACAACGAGACCAGCACGGGACTCTTGAATCCCGTGGCCGGCGTGGGCGCGGTCGCCGACGAGTACGACGCCCGGTTCGTCGTCGACGGCGTCACCTCGATCGGCGGCGACGTCTTCGAACTCGACGCCTGGAACGTCGATATCGCGGTCACGGATGCGCAGAAGGCGCTCGCGGCCCCGCCGGGCATCAGCGCGATGTATGTCACCGACGAAGTGAAAGACGACCTCGACGGCGAGTCCGCGCCGTTCTACGAGGACTTAGAGTGGCACCTCCGAAAGTCCGAGTCCCACCAGACGCCCTTCACCAGCGCCGTGCCGCTGTTCCGCGCGATGGCGGTCGCCGTCGAGGACATCGTCGAGGAGACGATGCCGACGCGGATCGCCCGACACCGCCGGCAGGCCGCGGCGTTCCGCGCCGGCTTCACCGCAATGGGACTCGATCTCTTCGCCGACGCGACCGGGGAGACGGAACTGTCGAACACCGTGACGTCGGTGTCGCTTCCGGACGCCGTCTCCGGCGACGACGCCGACGCGTTCTTCGACGGCGTCGACGCGCGCAACGTCAGCATCTCCGGCGGGCAGGGCCACCTCGGCGGGACGATCTTCCGCGTGAGCAATATGGGGGGGCTCCCCGATTCGGCCATCCTCCGGGGCGTCCGGACCGTCGGCGAGGCGATGGCCGACGCGGGCGTCGACGTCGACGTCGACGCCGGCATCGCGGCCGCCGAGGACGAACTCGACGTGACCGAGACGGCCTCCGCGGACGACTGA
- a CDS encoding DUF1405 domain-containing protein, with product MASIPRGDDLPAYLAPLPDRVETATLRLAWVVVAVNLAGTAFGFWYYRFQLLHTPLVMWPVVPDSPLATVLMAASLGSWKLGRDRDWIHALAFVGNLKYGLWVVVVQLAINDVLTSGDPYLWFLFVSHLGMGLQAFVIYRYAEFTVPSVGLAAAWFGFNDVVDYLLPVVGDYHHAYFGPEFVVGGDHATRAHDVAAAAAVSLTILATFLALAIRVRRLENEAAGGGE from the coding sequence ATGGCGTCGATTCCCCGCGGCGACGACCTCCCCGCGTACCTCGCGCCGCTGCCCGATCGGGTCGAGACGGCGACGCTCCGCCTCGCCTGGGTGGTGGTCGCCGTCAACCTCGCGGGCACCGCGTTCGGCTTCTGGTACTACCGGTTTCAGCTCCTGCACACGCCGCTCGTGATGTGGCCCGTCGTTCCCGACAGTCCCCTCGCGACGGTCCTCATGGCCGCGAGCCTCGGGTCGTGGAAGCTCGGCCGAGACCGCGACTGGATTCACGCGCTGGCGTTCGTCGGGAACCTGAAGTACGGCCTCTGGGTGGTCGTCGTCCAACTCGCGATCAACGACGTGCTCACGAGCGGCGATCCCTACCTCTGGTTCCTGTTCGTCAGTCACCTCGGGATGGGGCTCCAGGCGTTCGTGATCTACCGGTACGCCGAGTTCACAGTCCCGAGCGTCGGCCTCGCCGCGGCCTGGTTCGGCTTCAACGACGTGGTCGATTACCTCCTCCCCGTCGTCGGCGACTACCACCACGCGTACTTCGGCCCGGAGTTCGTCGTCGGCGGCGACCACGCCACCCGCGCCCACGACGTCGCCGCGGCCGCGGCCGTCAGTCTGACCATACTCGCGACGTTTCTGGCGCTCGCGATTCGCGTCCGCCGGTTGGAGAACGAGGCCGCGGGCGGAGGCGAGTGA
- a CDS encoding O-acetylhomoserine aminocarboxypropyltransferase/cysteine synthase family protein, with translation MVDGFHTRSLHAGQEPDEVTGARAPPIYQTTSYAFEDADHAADLYALEADGDVYSRISNPTTRVLEDRLAALEGGVAAVATASGMAALDSATSVLASAGDNVVASADMYGGTATYLTKMATRRGVDVRVVDTLDYEAYAEEIDEDTAFVHVETIANPSLKTPDFERLADVAHAEAAPLVVDNTFATPYLCRPIEHGADIVWESTTKWIHGSGTTVGGVLVDGGTFPWEHADYDELSGENPAFGVDFVERYGDAAFANVARQRALRTLGNQQSPFDAWQTIQGLETLPLRMQRHCENARAVAEFLRDHGDVAWVSYPGFEDHPTHENARRYLGSGGDASERGDADDDAGEFGGMVTFGLAGGFEAAKRTCEETDLASFLANVGDAKTLVIHPASTTHAQLSEEEQRAAGLSPEMLRLSVGIEDADDVIADLDRAIRAATRDVSGAGDEGGRDGGDDER, from the coding sequence ATGGTCGATGGGTTCCACACCCGGAGTCTGCACGCCGGCCAGGAGCCGGACGAGGTGACGGGCGCTCGCGCGCCGCCGATCTATCAGACCACCTCCTACGCCTTCGAGGACGCCGACCACGCCGCGGACCTCTACGCGTTGGAGGCCGACGGCGACGTCTACTCGCGGATCTCGAACCCGACGACGCGGGTCCTGGAGGACCGACTCGCCGCGCTGGAGGGCGGCGTCGCCGCGGTCGCGACCGCCTCGGGGATGGCCGCCCTGGACTCGGCGACGAGCGTCCTCGCAAGCGCCGGCGACAACGTCGTCGCGAGCGCCGATATGTACGGCGGCACCGCCACGTACCTCACGAAGATGGCGACGCGCCGCGGCGTCGACGTCCGGGTCGTGGACACCCTCGACTACGAGGCGTACGCCGAAGAGATCGACGAGGACACCGCCTTCGTCCACGTCGAGACCATCGCCAACCCGTCGCTGAAGACGCCCGACTTCGAGCGGCTCGCGGACGTCGCCCACGCCGAGGCCGCGCCGCTCGTCGTCGACAACACGTTCGCGACGCCGTACCTCTGCCGCCCGATCGAACACGGCGCGGATATCGTCTGGGAATCGACGACGAAGTGGATCCACGGGTCGGGCACGACCGTCGGTGGCGTCCTCGTCGACGGCGGCACCTTCCCCTGGGAACACGCCGACTACGACGAGCTTTCCGGCGAGAACCCCGCGTTCGGCGTCGACTTCGTCGAGCGCTACGGCGACGCCGCCTTCGCCAACGTCGCCCGCCAGCGCGCGCTGCGGACGCTCGGAAACCAGCAGTCGCCCTTCGACGCCTGGCAGACGATCCAGGGGCTCGAAACCCTGCCGCTCCGGATGCAGCGTCACTGCGAGAACGCCCGCGCGGTCGCGGAGTTCCTCCGCGACCACGGGGACGTCGCCTGGGTGTCGTATCCGGGCTTCGAGGACCACCCGACGCACGAGAACGCGCGGCGGTACCTCGGATCCGGCGGCGACGCGAGCGAACGTGGCGACGCCGACGACGACGCCGGCGAATTCGGCGGGATGGTCACGTTCGGCCTGGCCGGCGGCTTCGAGGCGGCCAAGCGGACCTGCGAGGAGACCGACCTCGCCTCCTTCCTCGCGAACGTCGGCGACGCGAAGACGCTCGTGATCCACCCCGCGTCGACGACGCACGCGCAGCTGTCGGAAGAGGAACAGCGCGCCGCGGGCCTCAGCCCCGAGATGCTGCGGCTCTCGGTCGGGATCGAGGACGCCGACGACGTGATCGCCGACCTGGATCGGGCGATCCGCGCCGCGACCCGAGACGTTTCGGGGGCGGGCGACGAAGGGGGCAGGGACGGAGGAGACGACGAGCGATGA